A genomic stretch from Streptomyces sp. QL37 includes:
- a CDS encoding endo-1,4-beta-xylanase, giving the protein MAQIPPGGAPARPHPPARARRALSLVTVGVLAAAGVVALAGNAQAVGALGDAAAAKGRYFGTAVAANHLGEAAYASTLDAQFDSVTPENEMKWDAVESSRNSFNFSAADQIVSHAQSKGMKVRGHTLVWHSQLPGWVSGLGATDLRSAMNNHITQVMTHYKGKIHSWDVVNEAYQDGSSGARRSSPFQDKLGNGFIEEAFRTARTVDADAKLCYNDYNTDGQNAKSNAVYDMVKDFKQRGVPIDCVGFQSHFNSNSPVPSDFQANLQRFADLGVDVQITELDIEGSGSAQAANYTKVVNACLAVTRCTGMTVWGVTDKYSWRSSGTPLLFDGDYNKKPAYDAVLAALGGSGGGGDGGGTGACTATYTQTSTWNGGYNGQVTVKAGAAGISGWTVPVTVPSPQKVSAVWNGTATTSGNVMTVKPAWNGTLAAGTSTSFGFTVTTNGNTSAPAVGACTAS; this is encoded by the coding sequence ATGGCCCAGATCCCCCCGGGCGGAGCCCCCGCTCGCCCGCACCCGCCGGCCCGTGCCAGACGGGCACTGTCCCTCGTCACGGTGGGCGTCCTCGCCGCAGCCGGTGTCGTCGCGCTCGCGGGCAATGCCCAGGCCGTCGGCGCTCTCGGTGACGCCGCGGCCGCGAAGGGCCGCTACTTCGGCACCGCGGTGGCGGCCAACCACCTCGGTGAGGCGGCGTACGCGTCGACCCTGGATGCCCAGTTCGACTCGGTCACACCCGAGAACGAGATGAAGTGGGACGCCGTCGAGAGCTCCCGCAACTCGTTCAACTTCTCGGCGGCCGACCAGATCGTCAGCCACGCACAGAGCAAGGGGATGAAGGTCAGGGGCCACACCCTCGTATGGCATTCGCAGCTGCCGGGCTGGGTGAGCGGCCTCGGCGCCACGGATCTCCGTTCCGCCATGAACAACCACATCACCCAGGTGATGACCCACTACAAGGGCAAGATCCACTCGTGGGACGTGGTGAACGAGGCCTATCAGGACGGCAGCAGCGGGGCGCGACGCAGCTCGCCGTTCCAGGACAAGCTCGGCAACGGCTTCATCGAGGAGGCGTTCCGCACCGCTCGTACGGTCGATGCCGACGCCAAGCTCTGCTACAACGACTACAACACCGACGGCCAGAACGCGAAGAGCAACGCGGTCTACGACATGGTGAAGGACTTCAAGCAGCGCGGCGTCCCGATCGACTGCGTGGGCTTCCAGTCGCACTTCAACAGCAACTCGCCCGTGCCCTCCGACTTCCAGGCCAATCTGCAGCGCTTCGCGGACCTCGGGGTCGACGTGCAGATCACCGAGCTGGACATCGAGGGTTCCGGATCGGCGCAGGCCGCGAACTACACCAAGGTGGTGAACGCCTGCCTGGCGGTCACGCGGTGCACGGGCATGACCGTCTGGGGAGTCACCGACAAGTACTCGTGGCGCAGCAGTGGCACCCCGCTGCTGTTCGACGGTGACTACAACAAGAAGCCGGCCTACGACGCGGTGCTCGCCGCGCTCGGGGGTTCCGGTGGAGGCGGGGACGGCGGCGGCACCGGAGCCTGCACGGCGACGTACACCCAGACCTCGACATGGAACGGCGGCTACAACGGCCAGGTGACCGTCAAGGCCGGCGCGGCGGGCATCAGTGGCTGGACGGTTCCTGTGACCGTCCCCTCGCCGCAGAAGGTCTCCGCCGTCTGGAACGGCACAGCCACCACGTCGGGCAACGTGATGACGGTCAAGCCCGCCTGGAACGGGACGCTGGCGGCAGGCACCTCGACGAGCTTCGGGTTCACCGTCACGACGAACGGCAACACCTCGGCACCGGCCGTGGGAGCCTGCACCGCTTCCTGA
- a CDS encoding sortase encodes MRNTRIGAGICLAVGSLALAAPAAGAAADPSGEQSIRISPAKASPGSQVTVVTRACGKETYGKGTSEAGGAFHLFEGDRAGVLVGVFDIPAGTRPGTDTVTVKCPPRTRITDTYRIADRAPTGGVDAGFGAPTDQNTQLAAGSVLLAAAAAGGVVRMRRRTAAARS; translated from the coding sequence ATGCGCAACACACGCATCGGCGCGGGTATCTGTCTGGCCGTCGGTTCTCTCGCACTCGCGGCCCCGGCCGCCGGAGCGGCGGCCGACCCCTCGGGGGAACAGAGCATTCGCATCAGCCCGGCGAAGGCCTCACCGGGCTCACAGGTCACCGTCGTCACCAGAGCCTGCGGCAAGGAGACGTACGGCAAGGGCACGTCGGAGGCAGGAGGGGCCTTTCACCTCTTCGAGGGTGACCGGGCGGGCGTACTGGTCGGCGTGTTCGACATCCCGGCGGGGACCCGGCCCGGCACCGACACCGTCACCGTGAAGTGCCCGCCCCGGACCCGGATCACGGACACCTACAGGATCGCCGACCGCGCACCCACCGGCGGGGTCGACGCCGGCTTCGGGGCGCCCACCGACCAGAACACGCAGCTCGCCGCCGGCAGTGTGCTGCTCGCCGCGGCAGCGGCCGGGGGAGTGGTGAGGATGCGCCGCCGGACCGCCGCAGCGCGCTCCTGA
- a CDS encoding class F sortase, which translates to MESGSTNNTATPSFPAVKHLVWALVAGTALVISGTRDDRPPQPPAAATAAPAAAPSAAAAPPTTRPTGPAQALAYLAPERPAPRPPSYMRSPAMAPAPAAPPPVRPGPLAPVPVSRPEQAPARPASTKPAPGGAASHPSVQPLPPATPLRLRIPALKVDAPMMKLALNKAGALEPPPDNNPVLAGWYAGGTVPGAVGTAVAAGHVDTRLGPGVFHELGSVRKGATIEIVRADGRTAVFTVYAVEVYDKTNFPDGKVYGPSARPELRVITCGGAYNKKTGYQDNVVVFASMTASR; encoded by the coding sequence ATGGAATCCGGGAGCACGAACAACACGGCAACGCCCTCGTTCCCAGCGGTGAAGCACCTGGTCTGGGCCCTGGTGGCGGGTACGGCCCTGGTGATCAGCGGGACGCGTGACGACCGGCCACCCCAGCCACCGGCGGCCGCGACAGCCGCTCCCGCCGCCGCGCCGTCCGCCGCCGCGGCCCCGCCGACCACCCGCCCCACGGGGCCCGCGCAGGCTCTCGCCTACCTGGCACCCGAACGCCCCGCGCCCCGGCCGCCCTCCTACATGCGCAGTCCCGCCATGGCACCGGCGCCTGCGGCCCCGCCACCCGTCCGCCCGGGTCCGCTGGCCCCCGTGCCGGTGAGCAGGCCGGAGCAGGCCCCCGCCCGACCGGCCTCCACGAAGCCGGCACCCGGCGGCGCCGCCTCGCACCCCTCCGTACAGCCTCTCCCGCCCGCGACTCCGCTCCGGCTCCGGATCCCGGCTCTCAAGGTGGACGCGCCCATGATGAAGCTCGCGCTGAACAAGGCGGGGGCGCTGGAGCCTCCGCCCGACAACAACCCCGTACTCGCCGGCTGGTACGCGGGCGGGACCGTGCCCGGCGCCGTGGGTACCGCCGTCGCGGCCGGGCATGTAGACACCCGTCTCGGGCCCGGCGTCTTCCACGAGCTGGGATCCGTGCGCAAGGGCGCCACCATCGAGATCGTCCGGGCAGATGGGCGCACGGCGGTGTTCACCGTCTATGCCGTCGAGGTCTACGACAAGACGAACTTCCCGGACGGCAAGGTCTACGGCCCCTCCGCCCGCCCCGAACTGCGGGTGATCACCTGCGGGGGCGCCTACAACAAGAAGACGGGCTACCAGGACAACGTCGTGGTCTTCGCCTCCATGACCGCCTCGCGCTGA
- a CDS encoding serine hydrolase domain-containing protein, which produces MAGDVSERGMSRRRLGGGILTLGGAFALAPIPFAGVAGAAAGAERGTGRLSGGASETGTGMGSGRDRPTLRRGSAARAGLLPDQLDLLVADAEKYLADSPAHPWYAGAVLLAGRGGTVALHRPIGRAVRYAAYDEKTDTGVEFPPDQQIAMAEDTVFDLASVSKLFTSILAVQQIERGALELEATVASYLPDFAGGGKQDITVRQLLTHTSGFRAWIPLYKEPTREGKLRLLWEEVPASAPGTAYLYSDLNLISLQLILEKITGRTQDVLLREEITAPLGMHRTRYNPPASWKPKIAATEDARLPWSGLERGLVWGEVHDENAFSLGGVAGHAGVFSCAWDLAVLARTLLNGGSYGASRILSEESVELLFTDFNTAFPGDEHGLGFELYQHWYMGAMATPRTAGHTGFTGTSLVLDPSTDSFLIVLGNSVHPVRTWRSGSAPRVAAANRMARAVPVRPSRGRTAWFSGMASAATATLTLPAVRPVSSRPTLSCALWWDTEPASDVLRLEASSDSGTTWRPVPFATAPTRGDRPGESRPHPDGSVSGWSGRVWHRLEADLGAWRGTEVRLRWRYVTDQLYVGRGVYVDDVRVKDGGRTLFDGNRAGDAGRVEAGGWTVSSD; this is translated from the coding sequence ATGGCCGGAGACGTGTCGGAACGGGGAATGAGCCGCCGGAGGCTGGGCGGCGGGATACTGACGCTGGGCGGGGCGTTCGCCCTCGCCCCGATCCCCTTCGCGGGGGTGGCGGGAGCGGCGGCCGGTGCCGAGCGGGGCACGGGTCGGCTGAGCGGCGGAGCATCGGAGACCGGGACGGGCATGGGATCAGGGCGGGACCGGCCGACGCTGCGCCGCGGATCGGCCGCACGTGCCGGGCTGCTGCCGGACCAGCTCGACCTGCTCGTCGCCGACGCGGAGAAGTATCTCGCCGACTCCCCCGCGCACCCCTGGTACGCGGGAGCCGTCCTGCTCGCCGGCCGGGGTGGCACCGTGGCCCTGCACCGGCCCATCGGCCGCGCGGTGCGCTATGCGGCGTACGACGAGAAGACCGACACCGGCGTGGAGTTCCCGCCCGACCAGCAGATCGCGATGGCCGAGGACACCGTCTTCGACCTGGCCTCGGTGTCCAAGCTGTTCACCTCGATCCTCGCCGTGCAGCAGATCGAGAGAGGCGCGCTGGAGCTCGAGGCGACCGTCGCGTCCTACCTCCCCGATTTCGCCGGCGGCGGCAAACAGGACATCACGGTCCGTCAGCTGCTGACGCACACCTCGGGCTTCAGGGCCTGGATCCCGCTCTACAAGGAGCCGACCCGCGAGGGGAAGCTGCGCCTGCTCTGGGAGGAGGTCCCGGCTTCGGCTCCTGGTACGGCGTATCTCTACTCCGACCTCAATCTGATCTCGCTGCAGCTGATCCTGGAGAAGATCACCGGACGCACTCAGGATGTCCTGCTCCGCGAGGAGATCACCGCTCCGCTCGGGATGCACCGCACTCGCTACAACCCGCCCGCCTCCTGGAAGCCGAAGATCGCGGCCACCGAGGACGCCCGGCTGCCCTGGTCGGGGCTGGAGCGCGGGCTGGTCTGGGGCGAGGTCCATGACGAGAACGCGTTCAGCCTGGGCGGGGTCGCCGGCCACGCGGGCGTCTTCTCGTGCGCCTGGGATCTGGCCGTGCTGGCCCGCACACTGCTCAACGGCGGAAGCTACGGCGCCTCCCGGATCCTGTCCGAGGAGTCCGTGGAGCTGCTGTTCACCGACTTCAACACCGCGTTCCCCGGCGATGAGCACGGCCTGGGCTTCGAGCTCTATCAGCACTGGTACATGGGCGCGATGGCCACCCCGCGCACTGCGGGCCACACGGGGTTCACAGGCACGAGTCTGGTCCTCGATCCGTCGACGGACTCGTTCCTGATCGTTCTGGGCAACTCCGTCCACCCGGTGCGCACATGGCGTTCCGGCAGCGCTCCGCGGGTGGCGGCGGCCAACCGGATGGCGCGGGCGGTGCCCGTCCGTCCGTCCCGGGGCCGGACCGCCTGGTTCTCCGGCATGGCGAGCGCCGCCACCGCGACGCTCACCCTGCCCGCGGTGCGCCCGGTTTCCTCCCGCCCGACGCTGAGCTGCGCCTTGTGGTGGGACACCGAGCCGGCTTCGGACGTGCTCCGCCTGGAGGCGTCGTCGGACTCCGGGACGACATGGCGGCCCGTACCCTTCGCCACCGCACCGACGCGCGGAGACCGGCCCGGGGAGTCACGGCCCCACCCGGACGGATCGGTCTCCGGCTGGTCGGGGCGCGTCTGGCACCGGCTGGAGGCGGACCTCGGAGCATGGCGGGGCACCGAGGTCCGGCTGCGCTGGCGCTACGTCACCGACCAGCTGTACGTCGGTCGCGGTGTCTACGTGGACGACGTCCGGGTGAAGGACGGCGGCCGTACGCTCTTCGACGGAAACAGGGCTGGTGACGCCGGACGCGTCGAGGCCGGGGGATGGACCGTCTCCTCCGACTGA
- a CDS encoding acyl-CoA synthetase, which produces MTGVRSSTVDGVLTRSARRTPERTAVRYAERSWTYASLDAAVSTAAAVLTADHGLRPGDRVASYAHNSDVYLIAYLACARAGLVHVPVNENLTGEDLAYILRQSGSALVLTDPGLAPRVPAGHDVRPLRDAPGSLLGELDTPRAFTPVREPGADDLVQLLYTSGTTAQPKGAMMTHGALVHEYVSAVTALDLRATDRPVHSLPLYHSAQMHVFLLPYLAVGAENTILDAPDADRIFDLVEAGRADSLFAPPTVWIGLANHPDFAARELGALRKAYYGASIMPVPVLERLRERLPELAFYNCFGQSEIGPLATVLGPDEHEGRMDSCGRPVLFVEAKVVDEDGKEVPDGTAGEVVYRSPQLCQGYWDKPEESAEAFRDGWFHSGDLAVRDPEGYFTVVDRVKDVINSGGVLVASRQVEDALYTHPAVAEAAVVGLPDARWIEAVTAIVVLRGEASESELIEHSRAALAHFKAPKRILFVGELPRNASGKILKRELRDRFSGKDAAAVPPPARTTEGRSPS; this is translated from the coding sequence ATGACAGGTGTACGCAGCAGCACAGTGGACGGCGTCCTGACCCGCAGCGCACGGCGCACCCCGGAACGCACCGCCGTACGGTACGCCGAGCGCTCCTGGACCTACGCCTCCCTGGACGCGGCGGTGAGCACAGCGGCCGCCGTGCTCACCGCGGACCATGGACTGCGCCCAGGCGACCGGGTGGCCTCCTACGCCCACAATTCGGACGTGTACCTGATCGCCTATCTGGCCTGCGCCCGGGCCGGGCTGGTCCATGTGCCGGTCAACGAGAACCTCACCGGCGAGGACCTGGCGTACATCCTCCGCCAGTCCGGCAGCGCGCTCGTTCTCACCGACCCCGGACTGGCCCCACGGGTCCCGGCGGGTCATGACGTACGGCCGCTACGTGACGCGCCGGGCTCCCTCCTCGGCGAGCTGGACACCCCTCGCGCCTTCACCCCCGTACGCGAACCCGGCGCCGACGACCTCGTGCAGCTGCTCTACACCTCCGGCACCACCGCCCAGCCCAAGGGCGCGATGATGACGCACGGGGCACTGGTCCACGAGTACGTCAGCGCCGTCACCGCCCTCGACCTGCGCGCCACGGACCGGCCGGTGCACTCGCTGCCCCTCTACCACTCCGCGCAGATGCACGTGTTCCTGCTGCCGTACCTCGCCGTGGGCGCCGAGAACACGATCCTCGACGCCCCCGACGCCGACCGGATCTTCGATCTGGTCGAAGCCGGCCGGGCGGACAGTCTCTTCGCGCCGCCGACCGTCTGGATCGGTCTCGCCAACCACCCGGATTTCGCCGCCCGCGAGCTCGGAGCGCTCCGCAAGGCGTACTACGGCGCGTCGATCATGCCCGTGCCCGTCCTGGAACGCCTGCGCGAGCGCCTGCCGGAGCTGGCGTTCTACAACTGTTTCGGGCAGAGCGAGATCGGCCCCCTCGCCACCGTCCTCGGGCCCGACGAGCACGAAGGGCGGATGGACTCCTGCGGGCGGCCCGTTCTCTTCGTCGAGGCGAAGGTGGTCGACGAGGACGGCAAGGAGGTGCCCGACGGTACGGCGGGTGAGGTGGTCTACCGCTCCCCTCAGCTGTGCCAGGGCTACTGGGACAAACCGGAGGAGAGCGCAGAGGCGTTCCGTGACGGCTGGTTCCACTCCGGTGACCTCGCGGTGCGCGACCCGGAGGGGTACTTCACGGTCGTGGACCGGGTGAAGGACGTCATCAATTCGGGAGGTGTGCTCGTGGCCTCCCGCCAGGTGGAGGATGCCCTCTACACCCACCCCGCGGTGGCCGAGGCGGCCGTGGTGGGGCTGCCCGACGCGCGCTGGATCGAGGCCGTCACCGCGATCGTGGTGCTCCGGGGCGAGGCCTCGGAATCAGAACTGATCGAGCACAGCCGGGCAGCACTCGCCCACTTCAAAGCCCCGAAGAGGATCCTCTTCGTCGGTGAACTCCCACGCAACGCCAGCGGCAAGATCCTCAAGAGGGAGCTGCGGGACCGCTTCTCGGGAAAGGACGCCGCAGCGGTTCCGCCGCCGGCGCGTACGACGGAGGGCCGGTCTCCCTCGTAG
- a CDS encoding LacI family DNA-binding transcriptional regulator, whose amino-acid sequence MSGVTIHQVAEAAGVSASTVSNVLNGRTDRMQAATLARVEQAIEQLNYRPNRAARMLRTGRIKVIGLIVPSVANPFWGALARELEAIALAEGYHVLLCNSERDPARELKYGEELLADGVSGVVLCSSLPSLDHMTPLLSRGLKMVAFDRTAQAGDPSSLASISVDNAMGAELATRHLIELGHRKLAFVSGSVHSVNRRERLRGFRAALEAGGLDPAGAIVWPGADTTEFGDKDAAELGRNAARELLTRPDPPTGFVAINDMCAIGICRGARDAGRGAGRDVSVVGFDDILLADLFEPPLTTVRQPLPEMAAETFQQLRARIDSAPAAGRSLLIRPRLVVRESTAPAPDGAGIPAGPADPSAATVPSPSNPPALAATGAGGPATG is encoded by the coding sequence ATGAGCGGGGTAACGATCCATCAGGTCGCGGAGGCCGCAGGGGTCTCGGCGAGCACGGTCTCCAACGTCCTCAACGGGCGTACCGACCGTATGCAGGCGGCCACCCTGGCTCGCGTGGAGCAGGCGATCGAGCAGCTCAACTACCGTCCCAACCGGGCCGCCCGCATGCTCCGCACCGGCCGTATCAAGGTCATCGGCCTGATCGTGCCGTCCGTCGCCAACCCCTTCTGGGGGGCGCTGGCCAGGGAGCTGGAGGCCATCGCGCTGGCCGAGGGATACCACGTACTGCTCTGCAACAGCGAGCGCGATCCCGCCCGCGAGCTGAAGTACGGCGAGGAGCTGCTCGCCGACGGGGTGAGCGGCGTGGTGCTCTGCTCCTCGCTTCCCTCGCTCGACCACATGACGCCGCTGCTGAGCAGGGGGCTCAAGATGGTGGCCTTCGACCGGACGGCGCAGGCGGGGGATCCGTCGTCACTGGCCAGCATCAGTGTGGACAACGCGATGGGGGCCGAGCTCGCCACCCGCCATCTGATCGAACTGGGCCACCGGAAACTGGCCTTCGTCTCGGGTTCCGTCCACAGCGTGAACCGGCGCGAGCGGCTGCGGGGCTTCCGGGCCGCCCTGGAGGCGGGCGGTCTCGATCCGGCCGGGGCGATCGTCTGGCCCGGCGCGGACACCACCGAGTTCGGGGACAAGGACGCGGCCGAGCTGGGCCGGAACGCGGCCAGGGAGCTTCTCACCCGACCGGACCCGCCCACCGGTTTCGTCGCGATCAACGACATGTGCGCGATCGGTATCTGCCGGGGCGCCAGGGACGCCGGACGTGGCGCGGGGCGGGACGTCTCGGTGGTCGGATTCGACGACATCCTGCTCGCCGACCTCTTCGAGCCGCCGCTCACCACGGTCCGCCAGCCGCTGCCGGAAATGGCCGCCGAGACGTTCCAGCAGTTGCGGGCCCGGATCGACTCCGCCCCCGCGGCCGGGCGCTCACTGCTGATCAGACCCCGTCTGGTGGTACGTGAATCGACGGCCCCGGCACCGGACGGGGCCGGGATTCCCGCCGGACCCGCCGATCCGTCCGCGGCCACCGTCCCTTCCCCGTCCAACCCGCCGGCACTCGCCGCCACGGGAGCCGGCGGCCCGGCCACCGGCTGA
- the paaK gene encoding phenylacetate--CoA ligase PaaK: protein MTALLDAGERLGRDELESLQLERLRATLRHAYENVAFYRAAFDKAGLRPEDCRTLADLSRFPFTVKADIRDNYPFGMFAVPEDRVRRIHASSGTTGRPTVVGYTDHDLDTWADVVARSIRAAGGRPGHKAHVAYGYGLFTGGLGAHYGAERLGCTVVPASGGMTARQVQLIQDFRPEIIMITPSYMLTLLDEFERQGVDPRTTSLKVGIFGAEPWTEQMRGEIEERFAIDAVDIYGLSEVMGPGVAQECVETKDGLHIWEDHFYPEVVDPFTGEVLPDGEEGELVFTSLTKEAMPVIRYRTRDLTRLLPGTARVFRRMEKVTGRSDDMVILRGVNLFPTQIEEIVLRTPGVAPHFQLRLTRQGRMDALTVRAEARAGASTAEREEAARSIAAAVKDGVGVSVGVEIVDPETLERSVGKIRRIIDLREAH from the coding sequence ATGACCGCGCTGCTTGACGCCGGCGAGCGGCTCGGCCGCGACGAGCTCGAGTCCCTGCAGCTGGAGCGGCTCCGGGCCACGCTGCGGCACGCCTACGAGAACGTCGCGTTCTACCGTGCCGCGTTCGACAAGGCGGGGCTGCGCCCCGAGGACTGCCGTACGCTCGCCGATCTCTCACGCTTCCCGTTCACCGTCAAGGCCGACATCCGCGACAACTACCCGTTCGGGATGTTCGCGGTTCCCGAGGACCGGGTGCGGCGGATCCACGCGTCCAGCGGCACGACCGGCCGGCCCACGGTGGTCGGGTACACGGACCACGACCTGGACACCTGGGCGGACGTGGTCGCCCGGTCGATCAGGGCTGCTGGCGGCCGGCCTGGTCACAAGGCTCATGTGGCTTACGGATACGGCCTGTTCACCGGCGGTCTGGGAGCGCACTACGGGGCGGAGCGCCTCGGCTGCACCGTCGTTCCGGCGTCCGGGGGCATGACCGCGCGCCAGGTGCAGCTGATCCAGGACTTCCGGCCGGAGATCATCATGATCACGCCCTCCTACATGCTGACCCTCCTGGACGAGTTCGAGCGTCAGGGGGTCGATCCCCGGACGACATCGCTGAAGGTCGGCATCTTCGGGGCAGAGCCGTGGACCGAGCAGATGCGCGGCGAGATCGAGGAGCGGTTCGCCATCGACGCCGTCGACATATACGGGCTGTCGGAGGTGATGGGCCCCGGGGTGGCTCAGGAGTGCGTCGAGACCAAGGACGGGCTGCACATCTGGGAGGACCACTTCTACCCGGAGGTCGTCGACCCGTTCACCGGTGAGGTCCTGCCGGACGGGGAGGAGGGCGAGCTGGTCTTCACCTCGCTCACCAAGGAGGCCATGCCGGTGATCCGCTACCGGACCCGTGATCTGACGCGGCTGCTGCCGGGTACGGCCCGCGTCTTCCGGCGGATGGAGAAGGTCACCGGTCGCAGTGACGACATGGTGATCCTGCGCGGGGTGAATCTCTTTCCCACGCAGATCGAGGAGATCGTGCTGCGGACTCCGGGAGTGGCTCCGCACTTCCAGCTGCGGCTGACCCGGCAGGGGCGGATGGACGCGCTGACCGTACGGGCGGAGGCACGGGCCGGAGCCTCCACGGCCGAGCGCGAGGAGGCCGCCCGGTCCATCGCGGCGGCCGTGAAGGACGGGGTCGGCGTGAGCGTCGGGGTCGAGATCGTCGATCCGGAGACGCTGGAGCGGTCTGTCGGCAAGATCAGGCGGATCATCGATCTGAGGGAGGCCCACTGA
- a CDS encoding SIMPL domain-containing protein produces the protein MNGTQSIDTPWGVSVFGAASVDAAPDLARLRVAISQTRNQPGEAFAATRSGVNRIREVLRGHEVPEAAVSTSRLNLSSQWSYGNERTFLGYECTASFVIELRELDLLETVLIDVVDAGANEVKGVEFDVRAKRELRARARTAAVVAAREKAALYAEAAGAQLGPVIHIKDVDAEQVLNYRSHSSHQSGGGEGDLSPGKVTVSAGVVLGLSLIGG, from the coding sequence ATGAATGGAACCCAGTCCATAGACACCCCGTGGGGCGTGTCGGTGTTCGGAGCGGCGAGCGTCGACGCCGCCCCCGACCTGGCACGCCTCCGTGTCGCCATATCGCAGACCAGGAACCAGCCGGGCGAGGCGTTCGCCGCCACGCGGAGCGGGGTGAACCGCATCCGGGAGGTCCTGCGCGGGCACGAGGTGCCCGAGGCCGCCGTGTCGACCTCGAGGCTGAACCTGTCGTCCCAGTGGAGCTACGGCAATGAGCGCACGTTCCTCGGCTACGAGTGCACGGCCTCCTTCGTGATCGAGCTGCGTGAGCTGGACCTCCTGGAGACCGTGCTCATCGACGTCGTCGACGCCGGGGCCAACGAGGTGAAGGGCGTCGAGTTCGACGTACGCGCGAAGAGGGAACTGCGCGCCCGAGCGCGCACGGCGGCCGTGGTCGCGGCGCGGGAGAAGGCGGCCCTGTACGCGGAGGCGGCGGGAGCGCAGCTCGGGCCCGTCATCCACATCAAGGACGTGGACGCGGAACAGGTGCTCAACTACCGCAGCCACAGCAGCCACCAGAGCGGGGGCGGCGAAGGCGACCTGTCACCCGGCAAGGTGACCGTCTCGGCGGGCGTCGTCCTCGGCCTCTCACTCATCGGCGGCTGA
- a CDS encoding DNA alkylation repair protein codes for MAELAQLEDPRIREVNERHGDDHGVNLGKLRALAKRLKTQQELACRLWETDDTAARLLALLICRPKAFGRDELDAMLRRARTPKVHDWLVSYVVKKSPHAEELRVAWSADPDPVVAGAGWELTTERVAKKPEGLDLAGLLDVIEARMQGAPPRPQWAMNHCLARIGIEHAEYRARAMDIGERLEVLKDYPASPGCTSPYAPVWITEMVSRRQGRPVT; via the coding sequence ATGGCCGAGCTCGCCCAGCTCGAGGATCCGAGGATTCGCGAGGTCAACGAGAGACACGGCGACGATCACGGTGTGAACCTCGGCAAGCTGCGTGCGCTCGCGAAGCGGCTGAAGACGCAGCAGGAACTCGCATGCCGGCTCTGGGAGACGGACGACACCGCGGCGAGGCTGCTGGCGCTCCTGATCTGCCGGCCGAAGGCGTTCGGGCGTGACGAGCTGGATGCCATGCTGCGCCGGGCGCGCACACCCAAGGTGCACGACTGGCTCGTGAGCTACGTGGTGAAGAAGAGCCCGCACGCCGAAGAGCTGCGTGTGGCCTGGTCCGCCGATCCGGATCCGGTGGTCGCCGGTGCCGGCTGGGAGCTGACCACCGAACGCGTGGCGAAGAAGCCCGAGGGCCTGGACCTCGCGGGACTGCTCGACGTCATCGAGGCGCGGATGCAAGGCGCACCGCCCCGCCCGCAGTGGGCGATGAACCACTGCCTGGCTCGGATCGGGATCGAACACGCCGAGTACCGGGCCCGGGCGATGGACATCGGTGAGCGCCTGGAGGTCCTCAAGGACTACCCGGCCTCCCCGGGCTGCACGTCTCCGTACGCGCCCGTCTGGATCACCGAGATGGTGAGCCGCCGGCAGGGCAGGCCCGTGACCTGA